In one window of Prionailurus bengalensis isolate Pbe53 chromosome B3, Fcat_Pben_1.1_paternal_pri, whole genome shotgun sequence DNA:
- the NMB gene encoding neuromedin-B, whose amino-acid sequence MTLRAGGARLLGGLLLFALLAAGAAPLSWDSPEPRSRASKIRVHPRGNLWATGHFMGKKSLETPSPFLLGTAPHISLRDQRRQLSHDLPRILLLKKVLGVSLSSPAPHPQEAAGASGAEVTPLMRKIRRRGLDRALPGEELNGTLAVAPSGRKTWPQISVTPLV is encoded by the exons ATGACCCTGCGGGCGGGGGGCGCTCGGCTGCTAGGCGGCCTCCTGCTCTTCGCTCTGCTCGCTGCGGGCGCCGCGCCGCTCAGCTGGGATTCTCCGGAGCCCCGCAGCAGGGCCAGCAAGATCCGAGTGCACCCGCGGGGCAACCTCTGGGCCACCG GTCACTTCATGGGCAAGAAGAGCCTGGAAACCCCCAGCCCATTCCTCTTGGGAACAGCTCCCCACATCTCCCTGAGGGACCAGAGACGGCAGCTGAGTCACGATCTGCCCAGGATCCTCCTGCTAAAGAAAGTTCTGGGCGTGAGCCTTAGCAGCCCAGCACCTCACCCCCAG GAGGCTGCTGGTGCGAGCGGTGCAGAAGTGACACCATTAATGAGGAAGATACGACGACGTGGCTTGGACCGTGCCCTCCCAGGGGAGGAGCTGAACGGGACCCTGGCAGTGGCCCCATCTGGACGTAAAACCTGGCCTCAAATCTCTGTGACTCCATTAGTGTGA
- the WDR73 gene encoding WD repeat-containing protein 73 has product MESAEDWLVESLRLYQDFHAFDLSEATRVLEWIDDKGVCVAGYESLKKNEILHLLLPLRLSVKENQGLFPERDFKVRHGGFSDTSVFDLKHVLDTRLLVTSGLPGCHLHVWQVTEDSDVIQAVSTIAVQEEEGSLWPRVAIFSSMAPGVLHGARLRGLKVVDLETQKTTYSSGVGDSEELSSLQVLDADTFAFCCASGRLGLVDIRQKWAPSENAGPGPGAAARRWCAEVGGRRRGPGPSIASLGSDGQLCLLDPRDLCHPVSSGRCPVSAPSPAPELLRVTWAPGLDDCLAISGFDGTVQVYDATSWDGTGGQVEPVFTHRGHIFLEDNQTDAAPLVTTHTWHPHKPRTLLSAASDASLHVWDWVDHRAAC; this is encoded by the exons ATGGAGTCAGCGGAGGACTGGCTGGTGGAATCCTTGCGCTT GTACCAAGATTTCCATGCATTCGACCTTTCCGAAGCCACACGAGTCCTTGAATGGATTGATGACAAAG gagTCTGTGTTGCTGGCTATGAAagcctgaaaaaaaatgagattcttCATCTGTTATTACCTCTCAGACtttctgtaaaagaaaaccaG GGCTTATTCCCAGAAAGAGATTTCAAGGTACGCCACGGAGGATTTTCAGACACGTCTGTCTTTGATCTGAAGCACGTGCTGGACACAAG GTTGCTGGTAACCAGTGGTCTTCCAGGTTGTCACCTGCATGTGTGGCAGGTGACAGAGGACAGTG ACGTCATTCAGGCTGTCAGCACCATTGCcgtgcaggaggaggaggggagtcTCTGGCCTAGGGTGGCCATCTTCTCTTCGATGGCCCCCGGAGTTCTGCACGGGGCGAGGCTCCGCGGTCTGAAGGTTGTGGATCTGGAAACTCAGAAGACCACGTACTCCTCAG GGGTCGGCGACAGTGAGGAGCTGAGCAGCCTGCAGGTCCTGGACGCAGACACCTTTGCCTTCTGCTGTGCCTCAGGCCGGCTGGGGCTCGTTGACATCCGCCAGAAGTGGGCGCCGTCAGAGAAtgccggccccggccccggggccGCTGCAAGGAGGTGGTGTGCTGAAGTTGGGGGCCGACGCCGGGGCCCTGGGCCCAGCATTGCCAGCCTTGGCTCAGACGGGCAGCTCTGTCTCCTTGATCCCCGGGATCTCTGCCACCCTGTGAGCTCGGGGCGGTGCCCCGTGTCCGCGCCGAGCCCCGCCCCAGAGCTGCTGCGAGTGACCTGGGCTCCAGGCCTGGACGACTGCCTGGCCATTTCAG GTTTTGATGGGACAGTCCAGGTCTATGATGCCACATCTTGGGACGGAACGGGGGGCCAAGTAGAACCTGTCTTCACTCACAGAGGTCACATCTTCCTGGAAGACAATCAGACAGATGCTGCGCCACTGGTCACTACCCACACCTGGCACCCCCACAAGCCGAGGACCTTGTTATCGGCAGCAAGCGACGCCTCTCTGCACGTGTGGGACTGGGTGGACCACCGTGCGGCCTGCTGA